TCGTCACGCCCGGCGCGATGTCGTCGCAGGAGACGGCTGGCACCGCGCCGTCCGACGCCGTCGTCCTCTTCGACGGCACAAGCACCGACGCCTTCCAGCACGGCAACGGCAACGAATGCACCTGGAACATCCTCGACGACGGCACGCTCGAAGTCGCCCCGCGCGAAGGCGGCGACCTCTTCACCAAGCAGGCCTTCGGCGATGTCCAGCTCCACCTCGAGTGGATGGTCTCCGAAGAGATGCCCGACCGCGAGGGCCAGTCCCGCGGCAACTCCGGCGTGTTCCTCATGAACCGCTACGAGGTGCAGATCCTCGACTGCTACGAGAACGAGTCCTACGCCGACGGCATGGCCGGGTCGATCTACGGCCAGGCCCCCGCGCTCGCCAACGCCTGCAACCCCCGCGGGCAGTGGCAGGTCTACGACATCATCTTCCGTCGGCCGCACTTCGATGGCGACGGCAACTGCACCCAGCCCGCGACCGTCACCGTGCTGCACAACGGCGTGCTCGTCCAGGACCACACCGAGATCCTCGGCCCCACGCGCCACCACGCCCGGACCGAGTACTCGGCGCACGAAGATGCCGTCCCGTTCCGCCTCCAAGACCACGGCGACAAGATGCGCTTCCGCAACATCTGGGTCCGGGAACTGGAGTAGCGTTTGCTGCACCTTCGCGACGCACGCCGACGCGGAGCACGCGCCGTCACTGAGTCCGCGAAGGTCTGGAACACCCCGGCGGCCGCTAGAGTCGACACATCGCGTCGGTCTCCTGCCGCAATGCGCATTTTCCCTAACCGTCGCGTAACACTTTCAGCCCCGAGATATCATTGAGGGTATGAGTGACCTCCCGACCGTTATCGTGCGCCTGGCGCGGCTCCTGCTGCTCCTGGCGATGCTCCTCCCCGCCCTCGTCGCCCAGGCCGTGACCGACCGCTACCGCCTGTCGTGGCGCGACGACCCGGCGACGACGATGGTCATCGGCTGGGACCAGGTCGACGGCTGGAACTCCACCCTCCACTGGGGGACCGAGGACCACGGCGATTCCGTCACCCGGTACGCCAACGCATCGACGCCCGACATTGTCCAGAACTACCGCGGGATGAACAACCATTTCGTCCGCCTCACCGGGCTCCAGCCCGACACGGCGTACTACTTCGTGGTCAAGGACAGCAACTCGACGAGCCGACGCTACTGGTTCCGCACCGCGCCGAGCGAGCCCGCGCCCTTCGCCTTTGTCGCGGGCGGCGACTCGCGCTCCAACACGCCGCCGCGCCAGGAGGGCAACCGCCTGATCGCCAAGCTCCGCCCGCTCTTTGTCAGCCACGGCGGGGACTACATGGGCGAAGGTACCGCCGAGCAGTGGGTCCAGTGGTTCGACGACTGGCAGCTCACGATCTCCGAGGACGGCCGGATGTATCCGATCGTCCCGACGCACGGCAACCACGAAAACCGCGACATGCAGATGGTCTACCGGCTGTTCGATATGCAGCGACCGGAGATGTACCACGCGCTCAACGTCGGCGGCTCGCTCCTACGCCTCTACACACTCAATACCGAGATCGTCGGCAACCGCACCGCCTGGGCGGCGCAGCGCGCCTGGCTCGAACAAGACCTCATCATCCACCGCGAGAGCACCTGGCGCATCGCACAGTACCATCGACCGATGCGCGCCCACACCTCGGCCAAGGCCGAGGGCACCCCCCAGATCGCCGCGTGGGCCCAGCTCTTCTACGACCACGGCATGGACATGGTGATCGAGTGCGACACCCATATGGTCAAGCGCACCTACCCGCTACGCCCAAGCGAAGAGCCCGGCAGCTTCGAGAGCTTTATCCGCGACGACGAGCGCGGCACCGTCTTCATCGGCGAGGGCTCGTGGGGCGCGCCCACCCGACCGGCCGACGACGACAAGCCCTGGACCATGGCGAGCGATTCGTTCTACCAGTTCAAGTGGATCCAGGTCAGCCCCGAGCACATCGACGTGCGCTCCGTGAAATTCGAGAACGTCGCGGGCGTCGCGTCGGTCGACGACGCCGACCCGTTCGCCGTGCCCGACGGGCTCGTGCTCTGGGAGCCGCCGACGGGGACTGTGCTCCGGCTGCCGTTCAGCACGGACGACCCGACCTACACCGACGGGGGGTACTGGGCCGAGGTCCTGAGCCCGCGCTCGCAGTGGCGGTACTCGGACCTGGGCGAACTGCCCGGCGAGAACTGGGACGACCCGGCGTTTGACGATGCGCAGTGGCAAAGCGGCCCGGGCCGGCTGGGCTACGGCGGCGACGGCGAAGCCACTATCCTCAGCTTCGGCGACGACCCGCAGGACAAGCACCCCACGGCCTACTTCCGCACAACATTCAACGCAGACGAACTAGAGGGCGTCGCGCAGCTCAGCATCGACGTCCTCGCCGATGACGGATTCATCTTGTACCTCAACGGCGAGGAGGTCGGCCGACGACGCATGCCCGACGGCGAAGTCATCCACAGCACCTACGCCTCGGCCCATGCGCCGAGCGAGACGCACTACGACGCGATCGACATCGACCCGGCCCTGCTGATGGATGGCGAAAACACCCTGGCCGTCGAGGTCCATCAGGTCGCCGCCAACAGCAGCGACCTCGCGCTCGACGCGCGTGTGCGCTTGCTGCGTAAGCCCGAGTCGGAGGAGTAGGGGGCTCGTACCTCGAAAAGAAGACGGCCCTTTGCTGGGTGCCACACAACTGCCCTGTCCGCAGGGCTGCTGTGTGCGGCATTGCGGAGGTGGATTGCGCTACGGCACACAGCAGGCCTACGGCCAGTTGTGTGGCACCCGCACCGTCGGTCATCCGCGCGGCTACATCCCCATAAAGAACAGCGAGAAGAACCCGCCGGGGCCGTACGGGAGCTGGGCCTCGGCGTTGAGTGTCTCGCCTTCCGGGGTGAGTTCGATGCTGCGGAGGACGCCGAGCATCGGCTCGTAGAGGGACTTCATCTCGGGCTCGAACTGCATGCTCTCGGTGAGCTCCATGATGCCCTCGTCGATGTAGCCCTGGATCACGTTGGCGGTCTGGGCGACGGCGTCGGCGTCCGTGCCCTGCGCGGTGGCCGAGAGGTGGAAGACGCCTTGATCGTCCATCTCGCCGACGATGCGCATCGCGTCGAACGCGCCGAAGACCTCGCCCGGCTCGTTGACCTTCATCATCGCGGGGACTTCCATCACCATCCAGATCGGGGTCGCGTCGAGGTCGATGGCGTCGAGCTGGTCCAGCAGCATCCCGCCCAGTGATGGCTCAGTTTCTCCCTCGCCGATGAGCATCGCAACGTCGTCGATCGGGGGCTGGCGGTCGTCACTCCACGTGAGCATGAAGACCAGCCGGTCGTCCCCCGGCATCATGACCGCGATCTCTTCGCCCCAGTCGTTGGCCGAGCGCAAGACCTCGATGTCGTCGATCGTGAACGGGTCCCAGGGCGTATCGTCGAGCCCGGTGATCATCTCGATCGCGTGGCCGCGGTTGAACTGGCCGCGTGCGACGAGCATGACCATCGTCGGGTCGTCGTCGTCTTCCTCGAACGCCATCGCGAAGGTCAGCGCATCGAGCCGTGCGTTCCCGACCTGCTCGATCAGGTCGAGCACCGCCATGCCGATCTCACGCGACATCTCGGCGGGGCTGGGCCCGCCGGCGGCCGCCATGTCGGGCATCATCGCGCCCATGTCGATCGGCCCCGTCACCGGGGCAATGCCCGAACTTTGCGCCACGATCATCATCTCGGCCGGCAGCAGCGCGAGGTCCGCATCAAGCTGCTCGCGGGTGACGGTGGCGGGCGGCTCGGGGTCTTCGCCCGCGATCCAGGCGATCGACCGACGCGCGTAGCTGCCGACGAACGGCTCGTTGGAATCGACCAAGGGCCCGAGGATCGCGAGCGCGCGGTCCTCGCCGAGCTCGCCCAGCGTACGGATCGCCATGAGCCGGTCGAGATCGTCGGCACTG
The sequence above is a segment of the Phycisphaeraceae bacterium D3-23 genome. Coding sequences within it:
- a CDS encoding DUF1080 domain-containing protein; the encoded protein is MPVHQFAACLAAASLLVLSAFVVGDVRETYMQWEVHDQSRPKPPVVTPGAMSSQETAGTAPSDAVVLFDGTSTDAFQHGNGNECTWNILDDGTLEVAPREGGDLFTKQAFGDVQLHLEWMVSEEMPDREGQSRGNSGVFLMNRYEVQILDCYENESYADGMAGSIYGQAPALANACNPRGQWQVYDIIFRRPHFDGDGNCTQPATVTVLHNGVLVQDHTEILGPTRHHARTEYSAHEDAVPFRLQDHGDKMRFRNIWVRELE
- a CDS encoding metallophosphoesterase family protein; this encodes MSDLPTVIVRLARLLLLLAMLLPALVAQAVTDRYRLSWRDDPATTMVIGWDQVDGWNSTLHWGTEDHGDSVTRYANASTPDIVQNYRGMNNHFVRLTGLQPDTAYYFVVKDSNSTSRRYWFRTAPSEPAPFAFVAGGDSRSNTPPRQEGNRLIAKLRPLFVSHGGDYMGEGTAEQWVQWFDDWQLTISEDGRMYPIVPTHGNHENRDMQMVYRLFDMQRPEMYHALNVGGSLLRLYTLNTEIVGNRTAWAAQRAWLEQDLIIHRESTWRIAQYHRPMRAHTSAKAEGTPQIAAWAQLFYDHGMDMVIECDTHMVKRTYPLRPSEEPGSFESFIRDDERGTVFIGEGSWGAPTRPADDDKPWTMASDSFYQFKWIQVSPEHIDVRSVKFENVAGVASVDDADPFAVPDGLVLWEPPTGTVLRLPFSTDDPTYTDGGYWAEVLSPRSQWRYSDLGELPGENWDDPAFDDAQWQSGPGRLGYGGDGEATILSFGDDPQDKHPTAYFRTTFNADELEGVAQLSIDVLADDGFILYLNGEEVGRRRMPDGEVIHSTYASAHAPSETHYDAIDIDPALLMDGENTLAVEVHQVAANSSDLALDARVRLLRKPESEE